In Spirosoma pollinicola, the genomic window ACGAACAACACCCTGCTGGTGCGTACAACCCCCGGCCAGACAGAAAAGGCGCTCAAGAGTATGGAACGACTGGCCAAACAATTTAACCCAGCCTATCCATTCGATTATAAATTTGCCGACGAAAGTTTCAAGGAGCAGTACAAAAGCGAAACGCTGATTGGTACACTGGCCAACGCCTTCGCCATTATCGCCATATTTATCGCCTGCCTGGGTTTGTTTGGCCTGGCCATGTTTACGGCCGAGCAACGCACGAAAGAAATTGGGGTTCGCAAAGTGCTTGGAGCCTCGGTGCCCAACATCGTCGCCCTTCTCTCGAAGGATTTTTTAAAGCTGGTGATGATTGCCATTCTCATTGCGTCTCCCCTGGCGTGGTGGGCCATGCATCAGTGGCTCAAAGACTTCGCCTATCGAATCGACATCAGCTGGTGGGTCTTCGCATTGGCGGGCATCATGGCCATCGCCATCGCTCAACTCACCGTAAGTTTCCAGAGTATCAAAGCCGCCCTGATGAATCCCGTGAAAAGTCTGCGAAGCGCGGAGTAATAGTCTTGTCGATATGGTTAAAACAAGGCAGCCCGAACGTCGGGCTGCCTTGTCCGTTTTACGGACAAACCGTGTCCAGAAACGGACACTTCACTCACCGTCTATAAGTCATTTATGGCGATTCCAGTCAACCAACAGTAATTTTATGAGTTGGCATCGCATTTGATCGACATTATCGTAGCAAATAACTTTTGGTATGAAACGGGCCTTTTTAGGAGAGTTTGAAGAGATTGTGCTACTCACCGTTGCGGTACTGGACGAGGGAGCGTATGGCGTAAACGTTACGCAGGAGATCGAACAGAAAACGGGGCGGACTGTCGGTTTCAGCACGGTTCACACGACGCTGCAACGGCTGGCTGAGAAAGGTTTTTTAAGCTCTCACATGGGTGGTGCAACAGCCGAACGCGGTGGCCGACGAAAGCGATTCTTTACCGTTACGGTCGCCGGTCGACGAGCCTTGCAGGATGTCAAACAAGTGCGGGAAGAGTTATGGAATGCCCTCCCACCCCAAACGCTGCAACTCATGGGCGGGTAAACCAATGGTAAATGTACAATAGTCTGTAGATCAGCCGTTCCACTTCCATTATCTGTTTTACGTTTTTCACTACTCATTGTCTATTATTCATTATCTACGATGAAACCACCCCGCTGGGCAACCAAACTCCTGAGTTGGTGGGGCCACCCCGATACGCTCGAAGAAGTGCAGGGCGACTTGCTCGAACTGTATAACTACTGGGTAGAAACCGTGGGCGAACGACGCGCCAACTGGCGATATGCATTGAGTGCTCTGAAATTGCTACGGCCATTGGCTAGCCTGAAAAGAAAGGAGCAGTATACCTCCCCTTATTCATTTAGTATAACCATGATCCTCAACTATATCAAAATAGCCCGGCGTCAACTATGGCGTAATCGACTTTTTACGGCGCTCAATGTTGTCGGCCTATCCATCGGATTAAGCGCTTGCTGGGTCATCTACCGCATTGTTTCCTTCGATTTCAGCTTCGATACCCAAAACCCCAATCGGGACCGAATTGTACGAGTGGTCAGTCGGTTTGTGTTTGACGGAAAGGAACAGGGAAATCCGGGCTCCCCCCTTCCCATGGCTAATGCCGTTCGAAAGGAACTCAGTGGTGTCGACCGGGCTATTCCAATATGGGAAGAAGGGATTGAACACGTTCAGATTCCGCAGCTAACGGGTAAACCGGTACAGTTTACGGATGTAAAAAATGTAATCGCTACCGATTCCAACTACTTCCGGATGGTACCGTACCAATGGCTGGCTGGCAATGCCCGCCGGGCACTCTCCCGGCCTAATCAGGTCGTTATTACCCAAAGCCGGGCGGCTCAGTATTTCCCCGGATTATTACCCCAGCAACTCATAAATAAGACTATAACTTACTGGGATTCAGTCAATGTGCAAATTGCCGGTGTTGTGGCCGATCTGCCGTACGCATCTGATTTTACGGGCCAGGAATTTCTATCGATTCCGACAATCAAAAAAGAAATCGGGAAAAATGAGTGGGGAAATACAAATTCCGATGTCCAGCTTTTTCTGATGCTTTCGGATAAAGCAGACCCAAAGCAACTAGAAAAACAGGTCAACCTGCTGTCCGGTAAATACTCAAACGAGATTCTGAAACAATGGGGTTCCTTTAAACGATGGCACCTCCTGCAACCGCTGGCCGATCTCCATTTCGGGATCGACTATCGTGAACGAGCCCGTCGGGCCAACAAAAATGTCTTATACGGCTTAATTGGCCTGGCAGGATTTATACTGGCGCTGGCGGTTGTTAATTATGTAAATATGGCCTCGGCGCAAGTGCCACAACGAGCCCGCGAGATTGGTATTCGTAAAGTATTAGGTAGCCGCCGTCGGCCGCTTATCGTTCAGTTTCTAGGTGAAACAGCCGCCATTACGTTATTAGCCTTTGGTCTGGCTTTCGTCTTTTCGAACTTCTTTTTCACAAAATTCAGCGATTTAATTCCGGAAGGTATCGACCAGCACATCAATTGGCCATGGCTTGTTTTATTTCTGGCTGGCCTCCTGATCAGTGTAACGTTACTGTCGGGCCTGTATCCGGCCTGGCTTATTAC contains:
- a CDS encoding PadR family transcriptional regulator — its product is MKRAFLGEFEEIVLLTVAVLDEGAYGVNVTQEIEQKTGRTVGFSTVHTTLQRLAEKGFLSSHMGGATAERGGRRKRFFTVTVAGRRALQDVKQVREELWNALPPQTLQLMGG
- a CDS encoding permease prefix domain 2-containing transporter → MKPPRWATKLLSWWGHPDTLEEVQGDLLELYNYWVETVGERRANWRYALSALKLLRPLASLKRKEQYTSPYSFSITMILNYIKIARRQLWRNRLFTALNVVGLSIGLSACWVIYRIVSFDFSFDTQNPNRDRIVRVVSRFVFDGKEQGNPGSPLPMANAVRKELSGVDRAIPIWEEGIEHVQIPQLTGKPVQFTDVKNVIATDSNYFRMVPYQWLAGNARRALSRPNQVVITQSRAAQYFPGLLPQQLINKTITYWDSVNVQIAGVVADLPYASDFTGQEFLSIPTIKKEIGKNEWGNTNSDVQLFLMLSDKADPKQLEKQVNLLSGKYSNEILKQWGSFKRWHLLQPLADLHFGIDYRERARRANKNVLYGLIGLAGFILALAVVNYVNMASAQVPQRAREIGIRKVLGSRRRPLIVQFLGETAAITLLAFGLAFVFSNFFFTKFSDLIPEGIDQHINWPWLVLFLAGLLISVTLLSGLYPAWLITRFQPVAVLRGQTGYAVTEGSNRLTLRKSLIVFQFFIAQLFIVGSFIVNQQLNYSLQADLGFVRDAVVTASTPWKPDETNRANRRFALKQELQKLPGISAVSLGDQPASSGYSSNVHQYVGKKGKVELNIFRKHVDTDFIPFYKLPLLAGRNLQPSDTVREYVLNETAVKAFGFERPQDAIGAIIKENGGDANRTVPIVGVVRDFHTRSFKEKIQPTALMTNRENANTFNIKLASGNPENWQHTLAEINTVWKQFYPDDPFDYKFYDQTLEEFYKQERQLSRVVNLATGIAILISCLGLFGLATLMAYQRTKEIGIRKILGASVTGIVALLSKGFLKLVIIAILIASPLAWYGMDKWLQDFAYRIDIEWWVFVLTALLAIGIALLTVGFQSVKAALMNPVKTLRSE